One window from the genome of Nicotiana tomentosiformis chromosome 5, ASM39032v3, whole genome shotgun sequence encodes:
- the LOC138892250 gene encoding zinc finger BED domain-containing protein RICESLEEPER 1-like produces the protein MAKKIKLKFDKYWADFEDVNMLLFVDVVLDPRYKMKYVKFLFSKFYSPLEGNEKSTKVMDALSRLYNYYKDSISRTSNENIEDQTSVSRTDAIHSRGVWKSQWEKFLEDENNIDNTTELEKIARDVLAIPTSIVASESAFSTGGQILIVIEVLYQ, from the exons ATGGCTAAGAAGATAAAACTTAAGTTTGATAAATATTGGGCTGATTTTGAGGATGTGAATATGTTATTATTTGTTGATGTTGTGTTGGATCCTCGATACAAAATGAAGTATGTGAAGTTCCTTTTTAGTAAATTTTATAGTCCTTTAGAGGGAAACGAAAAGTCTACCAAAGTGATGGATGCTTTAAGTCGCTTGTATAATTACTATAAGGATTCTATTTCTAGGACTTCTAATGAAAATATTGAAGATCAAACTAGTGTGAGTCGAACTGATGCAATACATAGTCGTGGTGTGTGGAAATCGCAATGggagaaatttcttgaagatgaGAATAATATTGATAATACGACTGAGCTTGAAAA GATTGCAAGAGATGTACTTGCTATTCCTACATCTATTGTTGCCTCGGAATCAGCTTTTAGCACTGGTGGTCAGATTCTGATTGTTATTGAAGTTCTTTATCAATAA